The Rhizobium sp. CCGE531 genomic sequence TGCGCCGAAGCCTGATTAGACTGAGAGAGTGCATGGACCGATGAGTACGCCCGATCAAAGCAAGGGAGGCCGCTCCCGCGATGAAGTCCTGGCCGGAGAATATGTGCTTGGCGTGCTTTCCTTGGAGGATCGGCAGAAGGTCGAGCGCCGCATGCGCAGCGATCGCCAATTTGCCGCCATCGTCAGCCGTTGGGAGCAGAACCTATCGGAATTCAACGAAGAATATGAAGCGGTGACGCCTGCGGCTACCGTGTTTCCGAAGATCGAAAAGAGGATTTTCGGGGAAGTGGCGCTCGGCGCCCATCTCTGGAATTCGCTCATGCTTTGGCGCTCGGTCGCCTTCGGCTCGTTGTTTGCGGCAGCCGGCGTGCTCGTCTTTGCCATCACGAACGAGGGTGCCTTGCGGCCTGCCCCCGGCAAGCAGCTCACTGCATCCCTTTCCGGCCAGAACAGCCCCATCAATCTCCTGGCCAATTATGATGCCGCCAATGGGCGCCTGAAAGTGACGCCGATCGCTGCCGGCAAACCGGAAGAGAAATCGCTGGAGTTATGGCTGATTCGCGGCAGCGATCCCGCAGAGGCCCTGGGTGTCCTGCCGCAGACCGGCGACGGCGAAATCGTTCTGCCACCGGAACTTCACGGCAAGTTGACAGAAGGCGCGATCATCGCCGTCAGCGTCGAGCCCTTCGGCGGCTCGCCGACCGGCAAGCCTACGGGCGATGTCGTCGCTTCCGGTACGATCCATTTTCCTTGACGAATCTCGGCTAAAGCATTTCCAGGAAAAGTGCGTCGCGGTTTTCCGTCCGGAATGCGTAAGCAAACAAAAAAGATAGAGCGTTTTCGCGATTCGAAGAAAAGCGGAAAGGCTCTAGCGGAAACGCAATCGGCTGAAACTCTTTTCAGCGCGCTCCGTATCTTCTTCCGACCCCGCCTGATCGGGGCAATAGAGAGGAAGAGGAAACGTCATGATCAAGACCGTGTTTCGCGTTGCCGCCGTGGCGGCAATGCTGTCTGCCGCAACCAGCCTTGCCTATGCCAAGGATCCCACGGTGGGCGGTGCTGCGATGTATGCCAGCAAGAACATCATCCAGAATGCCGTAAATTCGAAGGATCACACGACCCTGGTCGCGGCCGTGAAGGCAGCGGGCCTGGTCGACACGCTGGAAGGCAAAGGCCCTTTCACGGTCTTTGCTCCGACCAATGAGGCCTTCAAGCAGCTGCCGGCCGGCACCGTGGAAACACTGCTGAAGCCGGAAAACAGGGAAAAGCTGGTAAAGGTGCTGACCTGCCATGTCGTGGCTGGTGACGATATGGCCGCCGCCATCAGGAAATGGACAATGAGTAAAGGCGGAGAATACGATCTGAAAACGGTCGGCGGCTGCACGATCAAGGCCATGGACAAGGGCGGCAAGCTGACGTTGACCGACGAGGCCGGTGGCACCGCTCACATAACGATCGCCGACGTCAAACAGTCGAACGGCGTGATCCATGTCGTCGACAAGGTGTTGTTGCCGAAAATGTAATCTTTCGCGGCAACACGGCCGCCGTTCCCCATAGCGGGGTAAGGAGCGGCGGCCTCATCCCGTGGATGCGAGCAGTCAGACGTCGATCCCGACCGTATGCCTGATCGCCTGACGCAGTTCATCCAGTCCTTCACTCTTCTCCGAGGAGGTCGCGAGAATGCCCGGATAGGCGGCTGGGCGCTTGCGGATTTTTTCGGCGGTATCGGCCAGCAGCTTCGGCAGGCCCGCTTCCTTGATCTTGTCCGTCTTGGTCAGCACGATCTGATAGGAAACAGCGGCCTTGTCGAGCAGACCCAGAACTTCCTCGTCGTTTTTTTTGATACCGTGGCGGCTGTCGATGAGCACATAGACGCGCTTCAGGGTCGTGCGTCCGCGCAAATAGTCGAAGACAAGCTTCGTCCAGGCATCCACCTGTTCCTTCGGCGCTTGCGCATAGCCGTAGCCCGGCATGTCCACCAGCGCCATGGGCGGCAGATCGGCGCCTTCGCCGGAAAAGCCGTCGGGCACGAAATAGTTGAGCTCCTGCGTGCGGCCCGGCGTATTCGAGGTGCGCGCAAGCCCCTTGTGCCCCACAAGCGCATTGATCAGCGACGACTTGCCGACATTGGAGCGCCCGGCGAAAGCGACTTCGAAAGGCCCTTCCGGCGGCAGAAACTTCATGGCCGGCACGCCGCGGATGAAGATCCACGGGCGCCCGAAAAGCGGCTTGTCGTCTTTGGTCGTCTGGTCTGCCATTC encodes the following:
- a CDS encoding anti-sigma factor; translated protein: MSTPDQSKGGRSRDEVLAGEYVLGVLSLEDRQKVERRMRSDRQFAAIVSRWEQNLSEFNEEYEAVTPAATVFPKIEKRIFGEVALGAHLWNSLMLWRSVAFGSLFAAAGVLVFAITNEGALRPAPGKQLTASLSGQNSPINLLANYDAANGRLKVTPIAAGKPEEKSLELWLIRGSDPAEALGVLPQTGDGEIVLPPELHGKLTEGAIIAVSVEPFGGSPTGKPTGDVVASGTIHFP
- the yihA gene encoding ribosome biogenesis GTP-binding protein YihA/YsxC — encoded protein: MADQTTKDDKPLFGRPWIFIRGVPAMKFLPPEGPFEVAFAGRSNVGKSSLINALVGHKGLARTSNTPGRTQELNYFVPDGFSGEGADLPPMALVDMPGYGYAQAPKEQVDAWTKLVFDYLRGRTTLKRVYVLIDSRHGIKKNDEEVLGLLDKAAVSYQIVLTKTDKIKEAGLPKLLADTAEKIRKRPAAYPGILATSSEKSEGLDELRQAIRHTVGIDV
- a CDS encoding fasciclin domain-containing protein, which codes for MIKTVFRVAAVAAMLSAATSLAYAKDPTVGGAAMYASKNIIQNAVNSKDHTTLVAAVKAAGLVDTLEGKGPFTVFAPTNEAFKQLPAGTVETLLKPENREKLVKVLTCHVVAGDDMAAAIRKWTMSKGGEYDLKTVGGCTIKAMDKGGKLTLTDEAGGTAHITIADVKQSNGVIHVVDKVLLPKM